A single window of Desulfonatronum thioautotrophicum DNA harbors:
- a CDS encoding mechanosensitive ion channel family protein encodes MRKLPFRIVLALFLLLGIINVLSTDALGLPQETPTPSEQGLLGDLPPEQIDAEVARLSDVQVREQLLARLHQEAQARDETELIVPTFSERVREKVYLMGENLRTIAAAVPKTGGELFRALALATDGRGFLGFLGLMGSLLLMIGAGLLAEWIFRRRVRPAISNVPESESRGFLNKVALNILHTILRSLNVLAFAVGSILILVLLHASDSPPRLFLSLILEAIIAARIVFLVAGFFLAPHHQNLRLMRLGDATTSQVYNWIRATVIAGLTTRILYEMVAKAHGDDGVILLLATIKESVLGILIIAAILYFKNTVAQTIRENAPDPDNPTTLRLMFANLWHLGAILYFFLVTAYWVLRLWVTGQPSPGFTYVGSLIIVPLYFLLDELVQLLFRRISDEKKNDAPAPADALKTEPGVDEAAGAQSGDQKGDDSIIPLAAIKQKLPVARRAVRLVIAFVLVTFLLKFRGISLPLGEAVTRAALEIFFTLLVVHLIWEFIKSSIERRLQTVPEGKDPGGSLARTKTLLPLFKKTVGVFLLVVTFLIVLSSLGLNIGPMLAGASIFGLAIGLGSQSLVKDIVAGVFFLMDDTFRVGDYVRMDDREGYVEKMSLRTIHLRHFLGSLNVVPYGGIKSVTNFTRGPMTVKYRIPLPLGTDPALVKKVVKEVNKSIMADPEMGPNMLQPLKSQGCRSIQDSIMQFGIKFTAKPGTQFRIKRESLERLRKALAEKGIEFACRAVKIDLGDLSKLGLANPSPPEPAVQEPKQDLPSSTDDQGGAVAQDGSSPSTTVPTPAAQTSDQKARHTLSPDQLMLIEAAAAAAVALLDEDDQLQAGKKRKNARK; translated from the coding sequence ATGAGAAAATTACCGTTTCGAATCGTCCTCGCATTGTTTCTGCTTTTAGGCATTATCAACGTTCTGTCGACCGATGCCCTTGGGTTACCGCAAGAGACCCCGACGCCTTCAGAGCAAGGACTCCTGGGTGATCTTCCGCCGGAACAGATTGATGCCGAAGTGGCCAGGCTGAGCGACGTCCAGGTCCGTGAACAGCTGCTGGCCAGGTTGCATCAGGAAGCCCAGGCCAGGGACGAGACGGAGCTCATCGTTCCGACGTTTTCCGAGCGAGTCCGGGAAAAGGTTTATCTGATGGGCGAGAACCTGCGGACAATCGCCGCGGCAGTGCCCAAAACAGGTGGAGAGCTGTTCCGCGCGCTGGCCCTGGCCACGGATGGTCGAGGTTTTCTGGGCTTTCTGGGCCTTATGGGCAGCCTGCTGCTGATGATCGGCGCCGGTTTGCTGGCGGAATGGATCTTCCGGCGCAGGGTCAGGCCGGCAATCAGCAACGTACCTGAATCCGAAAGTAGAGGATTTCTGAACAAAGTCGCCCTGAACATCCTGCACACCATTTTGCGCAGTCTGAACGTGCTGGCTTTCGCTGTGGGCTCCATTTTGATCCTGGTCCTGCTGCATGCGTCGGACAGCCCACCCAGGTTGTTTCTGAGCCTCATTTTGGAAGCGATCATTGCCGCGCGGATCGTCTTTCTGGTCGCGGGTTTTTTTCTGGCGCCGCACCACCAAAACTTGCGGTTGATGCGGCTTGGCGACGCAACGACATCCCAGGTCTACAACTGGATCAGGGCCACGGTCATTGCCGGCCTGACCACCCGCATCCTGTACGAGATGGTCGCAAAGGCCCATGGTGACGATGGGGTGATTCTCCTGCTGGCCACCATCAAGGAGAGCGTCCTCGGCATCCTGATCATCGCGGCGATCTTGTATTTCAAGAATACCGTAGCCCAAACGATTCGGGAGAATGCACCCGACCCGGACAATCCGACCACGTTGCGCCTGATGTTCGCCAACCTTTGGCATCTGGGGGCAATTCTCTATTTCTTCCTGGTCACCGCATACTGGGTTCTTCGCCTTTGGGTCACCGGCCAGCCAAGTCCCGGGTTCACCTATGTCGGCAGCCTGATCATCGTTCCTCTGTACTTTCTTCTGGATGAACTGGTCCAACTCCTGTTTCGAAGAATCTCTGATGAGAAAAAAAACGATGCGCCGGCTCCTGCAGACGCCTTGAAAACAGAGCCAGGGGTTGATGAAGCAGCAGGTGCTCAAAGTGGTGACCAAAAAGGCGACGACAGCATCATCCCCCTTGCCGCGATCAAGCAGAAACTCCCTGTTGCGCGCCGGGCCGTCCGTCTGGTTATCGCCTTTGTGCTTGTCACCTTTCTCCTGAAATTTCGGGGCATAAGCCTCCCCCTGGGCGAAGCCGTGACCCGTGCGGCACTGGAGATTTTCTTTACCCTGCTCGTGGTGCATCTGATCTGGGAATTCATCAAGAGTTCTATCGAGCGGAGACTTCAGACAGTCCCTGAAGGAAAAGACCCCGGCGGGTCACTTGCCCGCACAAAAACCTTGCTCCCGTTGTTCAAGAAAACCGTGGGCGTTTTTTTGCTCGTGGTCACCTTCCTGATCGTGCTGTCCTCCCTCGGACTGAACATCGGGCCGATGCTGGCCGGGGCGAGCATTTTCGGCCTGGCCATCGGGTTGGGCTCCCAGTCCCTGGTCAAGGACATCGTGGCCGGGGTTTTCTTTCTGATGGACGACACCTTTCGCGTGGGCGACTATGTGAGGATGGACGACAGGGAAGGATACGTTGAAAAGATGTCGCTGCGCACAATTCACCTTCGCCATTTTCTCGGCTCGCTCAACGTGGTCCCCTATGGGGGCATAAAGTCGGTGACCAACTTCACCCGCGGCCCCATGACCGTGAAATACAGAATTCCATTGCCCCTGGGCACTGACCCCGCTCTGGTCAAGAAGGTGGTCAAAGAGGTGAACAAGTCCATCATGGCTGACCCGGAAATGGGGCCCAACATGCTTCAGCCGCTGAAATCCCAGGGATGCAGAAGCATCCAGGACTCGATCATGCAGTTCGGGATTAAGTTTACGGCCAAGCCCGGCACCCAGTTCCGGATCAAGCGGGAATCCTTGGAACGCCTCCGGAAGGCCCTGGCCGAAAAAGGCATCGAGTTTGCCTGCAGGGCTGTGAAAATCGACCTGGGAGACCTGTCCAAGCTTGGTCTCGCCAATCCTTCACCTCCGGAACCGGCAGTCCAGGAACCAAAGCAGGATCTGCCCTCAAGCACGGACGATCAGGGCGGTGCGGTTGCCCAGGATGGCAGTTCCCCAAGCACAACAGTACCGACTCCAGCCGCGCAAACCTCCGATCAAAAGGCACGCCATACACTCAGCCCAGATCAGTTGATGCTCATTGAAGCCGCTGCCGCTGCCGCGGTGGCTCTTCTGGATGAAGACGATCAGTTGCAGGCAGGCAAAAAGAGGAAAAACGCCAGGAAGTGA
- a CDS encoding anion permease, translating to MAPITLAIANDLGASPYPFAMIVALAASTAFMTPISSPVITLVVVPGNYKFIDFVKIGVPFSFIVMLVSVILVPLLLPLY from the coding sequence ATGGCACCCATCACCCTCGCCATCGCCAATGACCTGGGCGCCTCGCCCTATCCTTTCGCCATGATCGTCGCGCTGGCGGCATCGACTGCATTCATGACGCCGATTTCATCACCCGTGATCACGCTGGTCGTGGTCCCTGGCAACTATAAATTTATTGATTTCGTAAAAATCGGAGTACCCTTCAGTTTCATCGTAATGCTCGTTTCCGTGATTCTTGTCCCACTGCTGCTGCCGTTGTACTAG
- a CDS encoding arylesterase has translation MMRILALGDSLTTGYGLAPNASFASRLEQALRQEGRDVRVIDGGVSGDTARDGLRRLGPLLAHQPHVVLVEFGTNDWYQGVAVGEIKANLEQIINTSRKAGARVLLAGVRSLTGGDEEYDARFHGLYQEIAQEQSVPLVPDFLPGIVGNMHLTLPDGLHPNEAGVDAIVAAVLPVIRPVLDELEAGA, from the coding sequence ATGATGAGAATTTTGGCTTTGGGTGATAGTTTGACTACAGGGTACGGTCTTGCCCCGAATGCATCCTTTGCATCCAGGTTGGAACAGGCGCTGCGGCAAGAGGGTCGGGATGTCCGGGTGATTGACGGCGGCGTGTCCGGGGATACAGCTCGTGACGGCCTGCGCCGCCTCGGTCCGCTCCTGGCTCACCAACCCCACGTGGTGCTGGTCGAATTCGGAACCAACGACTGGTATCAAGGGGTTGCGGTGGGCGAGATCAAGGCGAATCTGGAACAGATCATCAATACAAGCCGAAAAGCCGGCGCGCGGGTGCTTCTGGCCGGAGTTCGATCCCTGACAGGCGGGGATGAGGAATATGATGCCCGGTTTCATGGCCTTTATCAGGAAATCGCCCAGGAGCAGAGCGTGCCTCTGGTTCCTGATTTTCTTCCGGGAATTGTTGGCAACATGCACTTGACTCTGCCCGATGGGCTGCACCCCAACGAGGCCGGCGTGGATGCCATCGTGGCCGCCGTCCTGCCTGTAATTCGCCCTGTGCTTGACGAACTGGAAGCAGGTGCCTGA